The following nucleotide sequence is from Polyangia bacterium.
GTCGGCGCCCAGCGCGCGCGCGGCGCCGCGTTTCTCGGCGGTCGAGGCGGTGGCGATCACCCGCGCGCCGAACATCTTGGCGATCTGCAGCGCCGCGCTGCCCACGCCCGAGCCGCCGGCCAGCACCAGCACGGTTTCGCCCTGCCGGATCTGGGCCCGATCGACCAGCATCTGCCAGGCGGTAATAAATGCGATCGGCACCGCCGCCAGCTCGGCGTCACTGATGGTGGCGGCGGCGCGCGGAACGGGCACCAGGTTGGCGGCGGGCACGACCACGAACTCGGCCTGTCCGCCCCAGTTGTGCTCACCTAGCAGCTGATAGTCGGGACAAAAATTGTCGCGGCCGTCGAGACACGCCCGGCAGCGGCCGCAGGACAACCCGGGGTTCAGCACCACGCGCGTGCCCTCGTCGACGCCGCACACGCCGGCGCCCAGCGCCGAGACCACGCCGCAGACGTCGCCGCCCGAGATGTGCGGCAGGGCGATCTTCAGCGCTGGCAACCCGCGCCGCAACCACAAGTCGATGTGGTTCAACGCCACCGCCGAGACCCGGACCTGCACCTGCCCCGGGCCGGGCGTCGGCGTGGGCACTTCGGCGATCTCCAGGACCTCGGGACCGCCGTGCTGCCGAAACAAAGCCGCGCGCATGCTGACTGATCCTCCTATCGCCTAGGGCGCGCCGGCGCGGCGACGCCCTCCGCCGCCGGTCGCCACCGCTTCTTTCGTCGCCGTCACCACGTCCGTCACCGCCGCCAGAAACGCGTCCAGGGTGGCGTCGGAGATCTCGCCCATGTTCGCCACCTGCACGTAGCGCTCGGCCAGCGCGCCCTTGCAGTGATAGATGACGAAGCCGCGCGCCTTGAGGCCCCAGTACAGCGCATCGACGGTGAGGAAGTCCGGCAGCCGCAGGGTCGAGATGGTGTGCGATTCGCGGCCGGTGTTGGTCAGCGATCCAAAACCCAGATCGGCGAACACCCGGCGGATGCGCAAGGCGCGCTTGCGATAAAGGTCGCGCCGCGCCGGCACGCCCCCTTGCTCGCCGAGCTCGTCCAGCGCCGTCTCCAGGGCGAAGAACGACGACACCGCCGGGGTGAACGGTGTCTGGCGCAGCTCGGCCAGATAGCGGCGGTGGCGTTTCATGTCCAAATAGTAAACCCGCGGCGCGATCGCTTCGATGCGCGACCACACGGACGGCGCCACACACAGAAACGACACGCCCGACACCGAGTGCAGGCACTTGTTGGCCGACGAATAACAGATGTCGACGCCATCGCGCTGAACGTCCAGCTCTTCACCACCCAGCGCCGACACCGCGTCGACGATCAACGTGACGCCGCGGTCCCGGCACAAACGCCCGACGGCGCTGACCGGATTCAAAAGGCCCACCGATGTCTCGTGATGAATCATCGCCACCACGGCGATCTCCCCGTCGCTGTCCAGCGCCCGGCCCACGTCCGCCGGGTCCGGCAACGCGCCCCACGGATAGCGCAGCACCACCCGCGGCAGCTGGTGCAGCTTGGCGATTTCTTCCAGCCGATCGCCGAAGGCGCCGTTGCTGATCACCAGAATTTTTTTCCCCACCGGCACCGCCGACGAGATGGCCATCTCCATTGCCGCCGTGCCTGAGCCGGTGATCAGCAAGGTCTCGTGCGCCGCCGAAGCGCCGAACACGGGCCGCAGTTTTTCCTGCAGCCGCTCCACCACCGCGGCATAGTCGTCGTCGCGGTGGCAGACATCGCGGTGAACCAGCGCCGCCTTCACCCGCGCCGACGTCATCACCGGGCCCGGGCTGAACAGCACATGGCCGGGCTGATCCTTTTCGGCCATCAGGCGTTCAATCAACGCCATGGTGTCTTCGGCATTGGATCGCGGCGCGGCCTGCATTGTCGGGCGCTCCAGCTCGTCCCCGTACACGCGCAAAAGCCAGTCGGCGTGCAGGCGCATGTCCGTGCTGTCCACGTCCTGCCACAATTTCCCGACCACGTCGTGCGCCGTCACCAACCCGCACGCCGCCGCCGCCTGCACGCCTTCCGTCAGCGACGGTTCGGGCAGACCGTCCAGCGCCGCCAGCAGGGTCGGCGACATGATGAACAGGCCAGCGCTGACCGCCTGGTACTGGCGCAGCGCCTTGCCGATCTCATCCACTTGGTCGCCCGAAAGCCGCACCTTGGTGGCGTCATCGATGTCGAACACGCGCGCCAGATCGCGGTCCACGCAGATCACGGTCCGATCGACGGCATCCGCACCGCTCGCCGGCAAGGCACCCAGCTCGCGCACCAGCGCCGGCGCGGCGATCTGATCGGCCATCACCAGCAATAGCCGCTGGTCGCCGCCTGCGACGATGAACGGACGCGCCGCCTGCACCGACAGACCGTTGGGTTTTTCCCAGTGCGGATTCTCAAAAAAGGTGATGCCCGATTTCTGCGCCGGCGAAAGCCGCGTCGAGGCCGCGACGTGCGCGCGCACCGCTTCGCCTCCCCAGCCGACGACGACGGCGATCGACTGCACGCCCACGCTCGCCAGTAGACCCAGCGTTCGTTCGAGCAGCGTGATTCGCCCCACCATGGCCAGGCAATTGGGCCCGGCGTGGGTGCCCACCTTCGCGCCCTTGCCGGCGGCCAGAATCAGCGCGCGGGTAATCATCCCGACGGCTGGCGATTGCTTCGCCCGATCATCGACCGCTATTTCGCGGTGGCGACAGCGTGTGGCAGCACGGCGTCGACCTCGGTTCGGAAGGTCAACTGATAGACCGAGTTCTCGGTCTCCACGTACAAACGATCACCTGTCGGTTCGCCCATCACGCGCTTGACCGGCGTGGTAACCATGCGGTGGCCATTGGGATCGCGGAAGATCACCATGCCGCGGCCGACGATCGGATAACTGATCAAGTAACCGGCATATACGCGACCCACGCCCAGCGACGTCCGATCGCGGCCGTGATCTCGAATCTTTCTGGCGGTTACGTTGACCACGCTGTCGAATCTCTCTAACAGGCTAACACAGCGGCGTTCAAATTTCCCCCGCCGCGCTTGGCGGAATCTAGCACGACTGGGCCTTCTGCCGCGAGGCGCCCAAAGGGCAAAATACCCGCGAAATCGCTAGGGCCGGACCGGCCCAGCGCCGTAATCGACGATGGCCCGGGCCAGCGCGGCGGCCAGGCGATCCTGGCCCGCCGGCGAAGCCAGTGCCGCTCCTTCTTCTGGATGATCCAGGAAGCCTACTTCGACCAGGACGCCGGGCGCGCCAGTGCCACGAAGGACGTCCAACGATGCGCCCCGCTGCCGGATGCCGCGGCTGGCGTGTGGACCCAGCACTTCTTTCAACCGGTGCTCCACCAGATGAGCGGCGGTGGCCGAACGACCGGCAGCCGCGCGCACCCGGTGGGCTGCCCAGGCGGCGTCGGCGTCGTCGGGTTCCTTGGCCGCGGCGACGGCGGCGTCGTCTTCGATCTCCTGGGGAGACAGAACGTAGATCTCGAATCCACGCCGCGTCCCGGGCGCCACCCCGGGCGGACTGGCATTGGCATGCAGGCTGACGAACAGGTCGGCGTGCGCCGCCTGCACGCAACGAGCCCGCGCCCGGATGGGAACCAGGACGTCTTCTTGTCGGCACAGCACCACCTGGATCGACTCCGTCGACAACAGGCGATCGCGCAGCCGCCGCGCCAGATCCAGCGTCACCTTCTTCTCGAACACCCCGCTGTTGGGCGCGGTGGCGCCTAGATTGGAACCGCCGTGCCCGGGATCGATGGCCACCACCAGCGGCCGTCCGCCCGGCGCAGCCGAGCTGGTGGCCGGCGCGGCGATTGACACCGCCGCGGCGACCATCGCCAGGCAGACGCCGCCGGTCCGTCGGAAGCCGCTCACCGACGGACGATAACACTGGAAGCTGACGGGCGCGCTTTTGCAGCGTTATACTGCTGCGCTTCAATGCAGAGCCGGGTCCGCGCAGGAAACTTGACGGCCGCATTGCTGGTGGTGTCGCTGCTGGAGCTGCTGGTCAATCGGCTGGCCAATCGATTGTTCCTGCCGCGCTCGGTTTCGATGGGCGGCCGCCATGGCTTCTCGCTGGCCAGGGTGGTCGCCGATTCAGGGCCGTTCCTGTACCACCTGACCGGCGTGCTGGCGCTGCTGGTGCTGCTGGGGGCGATGGTCGGTCTCATCAGGCGCGGCGAGCTTTTCCCCCGGGCGGTGCGCTTTACGGTGGTGCTGATCGGCGCCATTTTCTGGCTGTTGACCGGGCTGGCCGTGTTTGCCGGCCAGATCCCACCGCGCTTCGCTCTGCCGATCGAAACCGGATACGGATTTTTGGCCCTGTTGGTGGCAGCGTCAGTGTTGGGCGCGCCGATCGAAAGGCGGCTGAAGGCAGGCGTGGGGATCTTGATCCTGCCCGCGCTCTTGCGCATCGTCGCCCTCACTGCCGAGCGCACGGGT
It contains:
- a CDS encoding N-acetylmuramoyl-L-alanine amidase; translation: MSGFRRTGGVCLAMVAAAVSIAAPATSSAAPGGRPLVVAIDPGHGGSNLGATAPNSGVFEKKVTLDLARRLRDRLLSTESIQVVLCRQEDVLVPIRARARCVQAAHADLFVSLHANASPPGVAPGTRRGFEIYVLSPQEIEDDAAVAAAKEPDDADAAWAAHRVRAAAGRSATAAHLVEHRLKEVLGPHASRGIRQRGASLDVLRGTGAPGVLVEVGFLDHPEEGAALASPAGQDRLAAALARAIVDYGAGPVRP
- a CDS encoding aminotransferase class V-fold PLP-dependent enzyme, encoding MITRALILAAGKGAKVGTHAGPNCLAMVGRITLLERTLGLLASVGVQSIAVVVGWGGEAVRAHVAASTRLSPAQKSGITFFENPHWEKPNGLSVQAARPFIVAGGDQRLLLVMADQIAAPALVRELGALPASGADAVDRTVICVDRDLARVFDIDDATKVRLSGDQVDEIGKALRQYQAVSAGLFIMSPTLLAALDGLPEPSLTEGVQAAAACGLVTAHDVVGKLWQDVDSTDMRLHADWLLRVYGDELERPTMQAAPRSNAEDTMALIERLMAEKDQPGHVLFSPGPVMTSARVKAALVHRDVCHRDDDYAAVVERLQEKLRPVFGASAAHETLLITGSGTAAMEMAISSAVPVGKKILVISNGAFGDRLEEIAKLHQLPRVVLRYPWGALPDPADVGRALDSDGEIAVVAMIHHETSVGLLNPVSAVGRLCRDRGVTLIVDAVSALGGEELDVQRDGVDICYSSANKCLHSVSGVSFLCVAPSVWSRIEAIAPRVYYLDMKRHRRYLAELRQTPFTPAVSSFFALETALDELGEQGGVPARRDLYRKRALRIRRVFADLGFGSLTNTGRESHTISTLRLPDFLTVDALYWGLKARGFVIYHCKGALAERYVQVANMGEISDATLDAFLAAVTDVVTATKEAVATGGGGRRRAGAP
- a CDS encoding zinc-binding dehydrogenase, producing MRAALFRQHGGPEVLEIAEVPTPTPGPGQVQVRVSAVALNHIDLWLRRGLPALKIALPHISGGDVCGVVSALGAGVCGVDEGTRVVLNPGLSCGRCRACLDGRDNFCPDYQLLGEHNWGGQAEFVVVPAANLVPVPRAAATISDAELAAVPIAFITAWQMLVDRAQIRQGETVLVLAGGSGVGSAALQIAKMFGARVIATASTAEKRGAARALGADETIDSNGDTLVADVKRLTGKRGADIVVEHVGAATFPQSVVACARGGRIVTCGATAGFEPVLNLRHVFWRQLSILGSTLASKSRLFDVMELIATKRLRPVVDRLLPLAEVAQGHALLESRAAFGKIVLTL